CATGAACTGTGGACAGGTCATGCTcctcaacaatatttttcatGAGCATCCCATAATTAGTGAATGATCCAGCAAaggaatcaaattttaaataaaaaatcttatgtaataatacaaaaaaaaaaattataattgagtTTCCATGATTGTTTAGTTACCTTTGAAATTAGATTAAAGCCTATAGATACTGTGAGGATAAATCTTTTATGatcataaagaaattaaaacaaaaatattattgttattattattattcagaGAATAAGAATAATGTCTGAGGTTTGGTTATCTCTGAAGAATTCACTTCATTATTGCAAACCTCACTCAACAGAAGTTCATGATCCCATGACAAGTAGAAGGCAGcaacatagaaaaaaaaagacacgAGACAAAGTCATAGAAGGTTCAAATTCAGAGAAACAACATAATGGTGGTGATGATGCAATAATCGTTGACCCTGTCACACATGATATTGTCCTTGATGACACGAGCGAGGAATTTAAGATTAAGACTTATCTATCTTATCCTTACACTCACCTCAATAATACTCGCGAAGATGGTGGCAACAAAGGGTTGGAAGAATCATCAAATAGATCAACAAGAAGAGGTATGTCTTTGACGAAAACACAATATGTTGATTGTTACCAATGCAGTGGTTTCTTAAAGTCAAAGGTTTCGATGCACAAAGGTTCTAATAGTGTTCCACTAACATCGACATGtcatcatgatcatcatcatcaatgtcgtgacaaacaagaaaaatgtgTGGAAGGTTACAGTATCACTGAGAATTCAGGTATTGATCGTCActtatttgttttctcttgttgaattaaattaattttttaaagtttgattGTTTATTTATCTAccttttctttttaacttttttcaCCATATAGTAcatatttatacaaaataaaattatggaaAACTTTTTGGGACATTCATAATCATAAGACAATAACACATGATGGATTGAACCACATATTTCTATTATTTCGACTCTCAGAGTATTcatcttttaaataaatacaaatataaatatatataattttaatttataaattaatagaatGCATTAagactttaatattttttttagaagagtAATAGAGAtaagtaatttttgtgatttgtagctaTCAAGTAGTTATCAATgatgtttttaatggtgtgaaattTATTCAATAACGTGagattactcattttttttttgctgattaCGTActaactaaaatttaataaagttgctgtctctagacttttttttttttattcaacaaAGTCACTGGAATTTCTCCAATATTGTTTTTGAACTTTGCAATAGCCAATAGGGCCAATTCTGTaggaaattttctttttttattttgtgctgaTTTTCATTGGATACGTTTGTTTTGAATCCTTCGGCTTTAATTCATGTCCTACACACCGGCAGTCCAGCACCCTGTTTTAAATCGATCCAATTTATTTGATCAACTTTGAAtccttattagttttttttttttttaaattaagagtaAGTGAGTATGGTGATACTATGTTATTTAAGTTATAGTTTCTTNNNNNNNNNNNNNNNNNNNNNNNNNNNNNNNNNNNNNNNNNNNNNNNNNNNNNNNNNNNNNNNNNNNNNNNNNNNNNNNNNNNNNNttttaaaaaattaaattttttaatatgtttgacaaatttttaaaataaaaaattaaaattttaaaaaataactatttaaaaattataacttacatttatttttaaaatatattttaaaataagtaaataaataattattttacattattatatccaaatattattaataaataaaaaatatttttatataaaatatttaaatattaaattaattatttttaaaaaatttaaaattatttataaaaatatattttctttatctttttatccAAATAAATTCTATATCGCGTTACTTTTAGCTTTTGATGcaatctatttaattattttatacacAAAAGAAGTATCTGGAGTAGGAATATCATGGATATTCTCATATTCAAAAGCGAAGGAATAAGCATCACTACAAACACTATgaattgaatatatatataggcAAAACTATAGTAATAATTTATGGTTAAATCATTGAAATCAGGGggttattttttttccttttctgttttattcttttttttttttttatatcaaattctactttttaaaaattaaataacccCACACGttttattaaaagttaaaactaataaaatgttTTACTCATTATAGATTAAGAGTATatttggaataaaatatttttgtaattgattttattttatttgaactaataaaattaaaaataaattattgtatttagaatcattatataaaataagaattatttaatttacaaactaatataataaattgattttatatatttatctttcaTATACCACACAATATTTTATCACCACTAATAATCGCCTTCATTTCCGGTGATTGAACCGTATCACCTCTGATCTTATCAATTCGAGgccattctcttttttttaattaatatctaaaaaataaaaataatattatataaaaaattaattattaaattaattattttataaaatttaatttaaaatataaaatatatattaaaataaatttaataatatatattatatttatacacaaataaataataactgatatagtaattatttttgtgtttatataatatttttataaaataaattcataaaacttacaatcaattcaatttatgttttttaagttattttaaacTTGAATCTAATTTTGgaattaaatcaaacatttATTTAGATAGACGAGTGACTTGATACAGTGTACTCTACCGGTcgttgttaaaaatattttatataactattatataattgtcaaaagTTGTCATTTTGAGAATGTATTTGGACAATTTATAGTAATgtcacaattattattattattattttactaaagatAGGAGATTCGAACtcgtaattttttaattgagtatggaaagactatgccatttgagctaTTATTCATTGAccacaaatattatttttaggatttagatactttaaattttaaattttattttaaagaataaagtaTGATctattactatttattttatatgtggaaccaaagaaaaaatattcaataataaaaaattttaaatctaaaatttagagGATGAATTCTTATTTTTAAACTCGTAAGaaagctacatttgaaaagtGACATGTATGAATACACATGTTGGCAGTTGTGCAACTTGACAGAGAAGATTCATCTTGGAAGATCATAGAAAGAATTTGCCAAACCAAATATATGAACCCTCAAACTACTGAAACCAATGCAGCAGCACATATAGAATGTGTCTTAAAAGTTCTTACCACTCCACAAACACTCGCTTCCTTTGAGGAATGCAGAGAAACAGTGAGAAACATAGCTGAGAACATGCAACCTCGATGCATAGCTGATGGAAATGAAGTCATGAGGTTTTATGGAACAACCATTGCATGCTCCCTTGGTCTAGTAAATTACTCTTCTACCCTCACCTGCACTTTAGAACAATGTGGTTTGTGCCAAATTCTGAAGCATGGTTTCAACGCAAACCAAGAATTCCATGGTGAACGTGGGATTCTCACCACTGCTACAAGTGATCAAGCCTTTGAttccattattttatttgaatacgACGAAGAAGCATTACCAATAGTGAGGAAGTGTGTTATAGTGTGCAGAGTAATTGCTGGAAGAGTTCACAATCCTTTGCAAGAGATTCAGGAAGAGACTGATTCGGGTTTTGattcattcatcaagaaaatAAGCCGTGACTCATCAGATATTGAAGAACTCTGTATTTTGAATCCTAGAGCTATATTACCTTGCTTTGTGGTAATTTATAATGCAATGCTTAGAAAAAgcaatttttaaattctaaatggTGGTTTTAGCTTAGATTTCTTGTTACTAATGTGATTtcatttctatattttatttattctttcttaTGTGTTATTGTCACAACAAATGTACGTTTCAGAACatcaaaaatgcaaaaaaaaaaaaaaagttacttgAACACAGGAAGTGATCAGTGAATGTACGTTATATATACTGTAAAGTTTTCTTCATGATTATGAACCATTGACGTAGGATTAGTCATTATGTACAaacttattatatttattagcaactaaaataatataaaataataataatatagtttaTAACCATGTGCTGATCCTTGCTTCCACATTAACAATGTTTTAAAGCAATTATTATGTTTGCTAAAACCACTTTATATGTAGACCTTATGTGCACCATTTCTGCTTTAGTTTCAAAGTGATTGAAATGAAACTAGAAAAGCTGAGGATGAAAATATGGTATTTTATAAGATTTGTTACTTAATCTATGCATATGCTAATCTATCATTTACTGCATATAAATACAGATTAATtggacaccaaaaaaaaaaatcataatcaaGTGTATAATTATCAATCGTGAGAATAATCTTTTTAAATAGATTTATGTGGTGTTAATTTCTATTTCTTAAGTATTATGTGTCAAGCTTTTAACAAAATTCAGGAAATATTATTTTGCAATgatgattgaattggaagaacatgagaacaacaaattaactgaacaattttattctaaattgcAGAGAGCATGAAACTCATTTCTTAAAGAAGAATCTAGTAGCAAATGGCTaaaacttttttaataaaaatgtgtaTTTTGTTCCATGATCAGCTCAAGGACAAATAAAGAATCATAACCCTATCTTAAGCAGATAGTCTGATCTATATGCATGTGTAATGATAAGATTTGATTGTACAGACAATgttttatccttttttattttatcagaattaatgtttgtgtttttggtattcttctcttcttttgatTGAGTCGGTGCCTTGGCAGTTCCTTTGTTAGGGATGTGGAATCATGTGTTAACATATGGATTGTTATGTTTCTTGAGAAAAATGTAaagttatattatttttctgtgcAGCTGAGACCAAGAACTGGGCATCCTCTACAAACTGCACTACTCTTGCAGAGGTCTAAACATTTTcctacctctctctctctttattcatcaactAATACTACTAAACTCTTTTGCTCTTTTCAAGTAATGATCATTGAGGTTGAGATTGGTGCAAATTTTGCAGAGGTCAAGCTAAGGAAGTATCTAAAAGAAAGCcttatatttttgtcaaatgCATGCTTTAAGGTTATTAGATTGAAAAATCACATAGCATAACATAAGATATAAGCTTTTCTGGCACTAAGTGTGTTTAGAACTTTATCAAGTATATATATTTCAGGTTCTGGCTTTTTTGAGTGATGAATATCTTAAATATAATGTATACATAACAGTGTGACTGTGCGGTTAAATTTGTTATAGCTACTCCAGTACAAAATGGCCAGAActttgccatttacattcttCCCTTTTGCTCGAATGGCCTCTCCTTCTATGCCCAACTCCAAATTTGATGAAAAGCCTACACCTAACACCTGCTAGCAAGAGTTcctttcattaaaaaaaataattataaattgtgATCAAGAATGTAAATGTATGTTTTGAAGTGCCTTATATTTGTATTATATTGTGTATCCCTATTTCTAACCCAATTCTTATAGTTAAGTTCTCATTAAAGGAGAAAGCCAAAGAATATGAGTCCTTTGATGAGGAGTTTAAAGTAAGATATctttttatacaaatatttatCTCCAGTGTTGTGTCTAGTCAGTAAATTAAACACTGGAGGATGAATTTTTTTCACAAGGtattgaagaaaagaagaaccaACATGAAAGACATAGCAGAAACGAAAAGATAAGTTTTTAGATACTTGAACATCTGCACCTTGTCTCTAAAATGACGAAAATATCCTCTAAACATGTATCATTTTTTGCATTTGATTACTGATTATTTTCCATCATACAGTTGTGCTCATGATCCGAGGCAAGTCTTTTATTGTTCTAAACTCTCATTGTATCATGGCAGTTACTATTTTTTGGTCAATTTCTTAAAGTTACTCTAAAAACATTCTTGTGTCTGGTAGAAATTCATACTATAGTTGCTTACTTCTTTGGATATTGCAGagttgtggtgtttatgtaacATGTATTTCCTCAATGATTCTGTTCATATACGCATTGCAGCTAAATGGGATTAAGCAAAATTCCAGCATGGTTATTGGGATCTGTTGTTCCCCTCTTGTTTCTGTTGTACTTGTACGCTTTTATTGGGATCCCATACATGATGTGGAAAAACAACCGTGAATTTTGCCATGAAAAGCGGATTGGAATTTGGAAATACATAAACCAGTTGTTGACTCAGTTTTCCTATCAGATTAATGCGGTCGTGATCACCAAGTTTGACACACGGTTGGTGTGAAATTATATGGGAATGacctgaattttgaaaattttttatttttactaaacctgataaacaaataatattttttcaactCCATCTGTTAGTAAACATAATCCAATACATTTACATTTACATGgtttaaataaacaaataaatagagGATTTATCCGCCAATTAAGACtcccattttctctttttaatcttTCATTCTTTCTACTTTTCTGAGTTTGCATCTATAAATTATGGGGCCATGTTGACTCCCAGGTCAAGCGGTAACAAACAAGCTCCACATCAGCAACCAATAACATGCGTGGCCCAAGTAGGATGTGCATGAGTCGGATGAAATCGGGTTTGATGTGATTCAGATCCGACTCAAAATATGTGCATGAGTCGGATGAAATTGGGTTTGATGTGATTCGAAATATATCGGGCCTATTTATTAGACCTGAACCTGACTCTAAACCCGATGAAACCTATACACTTTCGGGCCAGATTATACCGAGTAAAAACcgggccgttaacattacattatcTTGATACCTTCTTATATAAGCTAACgtgtgaaaatatccaaatttttaagactccaaccattatttgacatggtaaaattcacttaaaaaaatataataaaaaccaactcttctctaaaattaaagcataactataatcaatattaatattatctaataacactaaatatttagtttatacaagaaaattattaatttattatattatatctatataatataatataataaattaatggaTCTTACCANNNNNNNNNNNNNNNNNNNNNNNNNNNNNNNNNNNNNNNNNNNNNNNNNNTCGtataaataatcatttaaaaaataaatataattgaatgatcgtataaaatattttagactaataatgaatcaaaattaaatttttaaaaaatttacttaaatttaaaaaataaacttaacGAATAAGtaatctaaaaatatttgttaattatCGTTAGAAaaacttttgtatttttatttttatttttatttttttgaaatattatttataactaTTGACCCTTAGCGATCCCCAAACCGAAAACCCAAACCCAAAAGGAAACTTCTtggtataaatatttaaaaggaaaaaaaagggtaaaaaaacAAAGGTAGAGTAGCCAAGTAGGAATAGATTGGAACATTGTGTGTTGGTATTTGGGAGAGTGAAAGTGTGTTTGCGTGGCTGTTTTGTTAGCATCTGTAGTAGTGAGTGGGGTTGAGACGCCTCTGATTCCATTCCAATGGATCTTGATAGCAACGCTCCCAATTCTGCGATCAAGAAACGCAAGCAGGACGAAGAGGTACCCCTCTTCTCTTTTCACCGATTTCTtccctaaaaaaaaaaaaacaataaaataaggaaaaaaatatttccATTTTCTTAAAAAAGTTTCGATTTTTACCTTGTAGGTTTCATATCTTTCACTCTGCTATTATATTAACCATTCATGTTTTTCATCGTTGGATTATGGTAAAGTTTGTTCCTTTCTTTTTGTAATGTTTGTGGGTACCCCTTTGGATTTTAACCTTCATCCTTGATCGTCTGAATTTCGTAACTTTACGTGTTCTTTCAAACAattatgtttgtatttttctattttccccttaaaagaaaataatggaACACCACTTTTTTGTACACAgattttgtgtgtgtgtgtgtgtatttttttttctagtatGATTGTTTTACACGTTGTGGGGTTGTTTGGGGCTGCTGGAATAGTGATTTCCTCCTTGGCTTGCACGTCAACGTTGCTATGGACAAAAATGTCTTTTAGAGCCTTTCCTCTTCCATGGATGCTTTTGGCCTTTGCAGGCTTAAAAAAATGTCTCAAAGTTCCTCTTAATTGTTATGACTCATCATTTTATGATCCTCTTCTGAATGTTACTGCAAATTAAATTTATGGTCAATGATTATTGGGATTTTTTTCCCCTTAGGTTTTCAAATCAGTGTGGGCGAGTTTATGTCTTTTCAATTCTCAACTGTAACTGAACCAAATTTCCAAcattatagtttgcaatgtcctAAACTTTAAATGCTTACTACTATTGTCTCTAAAGAGTGTAACAATTTGTATGGTAAGCTCATCATGCATGTAATAGTGTGTAAAGAACTATTTGGGAATGTGAAAGTGGAACCATATGTATCATGATTTTATTGCCTCATGGAGGAGCTCACGTGTGTTTTTCTTCTCTTGTCAGGATGCCATTGTAGGCGACAATGAAAACTCTATGAATGTGGGAGAGTCCTCTGGTAGTGGTGACCTCTGCAAGAGTTCCACCTCAGGATCACTGAATTCAAACAATCCCAATGGTTCTGATGATATTTCAGGTGAGGATGATGAGGATATGATTGATGAAGGTGAAATGGATGAAGATCCTGATTATGGCTCTGAAGTTGATTACGATGAGGACTACTACGACGATGTTTATTCAAGTATGCAGGATCAATTTGACAATTTACCTACTGGGGTTGAAGCTTCACTGCCTTGGTTGAAGGATATTGGTTCAAGTGAATGCAAGCAAGTTGGTGCTTCTGAAGGATCAAGTTCCCATGGAAAAGCAGAAGCCAAGGATGATATTGTGATGCAAAAATATCGGCAATTTAAGCAATTTGATATTGTTGATTCTTTTCCTGATCATTTCTTTGATAAGCAGGGTACTTCAGGGGCGCAGGTAATGATATTGGAAAACTGTTTGTTAGTTATATCTACCAACCTATATGTTCAAGCTTTTGATTGTTTGCTCTTGCTCTTTCTTGAATGTTCCCTACAGCGATCCAAGAACTGGGCCAAAAGAATTCAGGAGGAGTGgaaaattttggaggagaaTTTGCCAGGTATTCCTTTTTTAAGTAATCCACTATGTCCTGCatctataaaaataatgttttgCTATATGGTAAGGTATGCATATGCATTTCACAAACATATTTTTGCAGAAACAGTATTTGTTAAAGTTAGTGAATCCAGGATGGAGCTTCTGAGGGCTGCCATCATTGGACCTCAAGGCACTCCATACCACGAtggtcttttcttttttgattgcTACTTTCCTGATAACTATCCTGCTTCTCCCCCGGTATGTATCATCTCTTAAATATTCCACGTGTTATAGAGTGTTCCTTTTGCTGTATGTGATGTAAACCTGTATTATCTTACTGCAGAAAGTTTACTACCACTCCGGTGGCGTTAGGATAAATCCAAATTTATATAAATGTGGAACAGTCTGCCTTAGTCTTTTGGGCACTTGGCAAGGTAGGAATAATGATGAAAACTGGATTCCTGGAAAATCAACCATGCTACAAGTTTTGGTTTCCATACAAGCTCTGATTTTGAATGAGAAGCCCTTCTATAATGAGCCTGGATACTCAGAATCATATGGAGGCAGCCGAGATGGGCATAGAAGATCTAAGGAGTACAGTGATAATGCATTTATTTTATCCTTGAAGACAATGATGTATACGATGCGCAAACCTCCAAAGGTTTGGCATCTAGAACAAATGTCTTTCTCTCATTCTTTGAATATAGTATTGTCTTGATAGTTTTGATATCATACATGCATGCATAAATCATGGGCTTATACATCTTAGCATTTTATTCCTCTGCAGCATTTTGAGGATCTGGTTGCTGGTCATTTCCGGACCCGAGCACGTGACATATTGACAGCATGTAAATTATACTCCGAGGGGGCTCCTGTTGGCTCAGTCGTATATAATCTTGGTCCAACTGTTAGCAATAGTGCAGCCAAGAACCAGAAAGAATTTCAGTTAGCTGTCCATAGAATGATGAACACTCTTATTGCCTTCTTCACTAAGAACGGATCCAC
The genomic region above belongs to Arachis duranensis cultivar V14167 chromosome 3, aradu.V14167.gnm2.J7QH, whole genome shotgun sequence and contains:
- the LOC107482028 gene encoding putative ubiquitin-conjugating enzyme E2 38, producing the protein MDLDSNAPNSAIKKRKQDEEDAIVGDNENSMNVGESSGSGDLCKSSTSGSLNSNNPNGSDDISGEDDEDMIDEGEMDEDPDYGSEVDYDEDYYDDVYSSMQDQFDNLPTGVEASLPWLKDIGSSECKQVGASEGSSSHGKAEAKDDIVMQKYRQFKQFDIVDSFPDHFFDKQGTSGAQRSKNWAKRIQEEWKILEENLPETVFVKVSESRMELLRAAIIGPQGTPYHDGLFFFDCYFPDNYPASPPKVYYHSGGVRINPNLYKCGTVCLSLLGTWQGRNNDENWIPGKSTMLQVLVSIQALILNEKPFYNEPGYSESYGGSRDGHRRSKEYSDNAFILSLKTMMYTMRKPPKHFEDLVAGHFRTRARDILTACKLYSEGAPVGSVVYNLGPTVSNSAAKNQKEFQLAVHRMMNTLIAFFTKNGSTDWEEFRSPEILNMSAAASATLTECYNSVSGVAALTL
- the LOC107481941 gene encoding uncharacterized protein LOC107481941, whose product is MSEVWLSLKNSLHYCKPHSTEVHDPMTSRRQQHRKKKTRDKVIEGSNSEKQHNGGDDAIIVDPVTHDIVLDDTSEEFKIKTYLSYPYTHLNNTREDGGNKGLEESSNRSTRRGMSLTKTQYVDCYQCSGFLKSKVSMHKGSNSVPLTSTCHHDHHHQCRDKQEKCVEGYSITENSVVQLDREDSSWKIIERICQTKYMNPQTTETNAAAHIECVLKVLTTPQTLASFEECRETVRNIAENMQPRCIADGNEVMRFYGTTIACSLGLVNYSSTLTCTLEQCGLCQILKHGFNANQEFHGERGILTTATSDQAFDSIILFEYDEEALPIVRKCVIVCRVIAGRVHNPLQEIQEETDSGFDSFIKKISRDSSDIEELFKFSLKEKAKEYESFDEEFKLNGIKQNSSMVIGICCSPLVSVVLVRFYWDPIHDVEKQP